A single region of the Leisingera thetidis genome encodes:
- a CDS encoding molybdopterin molybdotransferase MoeA: MIPVSEARGHLLSLVSQLETEEVPLAEAAGRVLARDVQARRDQPPFAASAMDGYAVNAAEVELHAMFKVIGEAAAGHAFNGRTGAGQAVRIFTGAPVPEGASFVVIQEDVSRSGDLITITDAPGSNSNIRPRGGDFKDGQTVSAPKLLNAADIALLAAMNIPAVPVTRRPEVALISTGDELVMPGGTPEPDQIIASNTFGLKAMLEGLGAKARILPIARDTESSLRTAFALAEGADLIVTIGGASVGDHDLVGKVAADLGMERRFYKVAMRPGKPLMAGCLHGTAMAGLPGNPVSAMVCGHVFLAPMVRAMLGLPAAGPALMSAPLAAPLRANGPREHYMRARLENGGLRAFENQDSSLLTVLAEANALLVRPAGDGARTAGETVQYMPL, translated from the coding sequence ATGATCCCGGTCAGCGAAGCCCGCGGGCATCTTCTGTCACTGGTCTCCCAGCTGGAAACCGAAGAGGTTCCGCTGGCGGAAGCCGCAGGCCGGGTGCTGGCCCGCGATGTGCAGGCGCGCCGCGACCAGCCGCCGTTTGCCGCCTCGGCCATGGACGGTTACGCGGTCAACGCGGCAGAGGTCGAACTGCACGCCATGTTCAAGGTGATCGGCGAAGCAGCTGCCGGCCATGCCTTCAATGGCCGCACCGGTGCCGGCCAGGCGGTGCGCATCTTCACCGGCGCGCCGGTGCCCGAAGGCGCAAGCTTTGTTGTCATTCAGGAAGATGTCAGCCGCAGCGGCGATCTGATCACCATCACCGATGCGCCGGGCAGCAATAGCAACATCCGCCCCCGCGGCGGCGATTTCAAAGACGGCCAGACTGTCAGCGCACCCAAACTGCTGAACGCGGCCGATATCGCGCTGCTGGCTGCGATGAATATCCCGGCGGTGCCGGTCACCCGCCGGCCGGAGGTCGCGCTGATCTCCACCGGGGATGAGCTGGTGATGCCGGGCGGCACGCCGGAACCGGATCAGATCATCGCCTCCAACACCTTCGGGCTCAAGGCCATGCTGGAGGGCCTCGGCGCCAAGGCCCGCATTCTGCCGATCGCCCGCGATACCGAAAGTTCCCTGCGCACCGCCTTTGCACTGGCCGAAGGCGCCGATCTGATTGTGACCATTGGCGGCGCCTCGGTCGGCGACCACGATCTGGTCGGCAAGGTCGCCGCGGATCTCGGCATGGAACGCCGCTTCTACAAGGTGGCGATGCGGCCCGGCAAACCGCTGATGGCCGGCTGCCTGCACGGCACGGCCATGGCCGGACTGCCCGGCAACCCCGTCTCGGCGATGGTCTGCGGCCACGTCTTTCTCGCCCCGATGGTCCGGGCCATGCTTGGCCTGCCCGCCGCCGGGCCGGCGCTGATGTCCGCCCCGCTCGCTGCCCCGCTCCGCGCAAACGGCCCGCGCGAACACTACATGCGTGCGCGGTTGGAAAATGGCGGCCTCCGCGCCTTCGAAAATCAGGACAGCTCGCTGCTCACGGTCCTGGCCGAAGCCAATGCCCTGCTGGTCCGCCCAGCCGGTGACGGCGCCCGAACGGCGGGCGAAACCGTGCAATACATGCCGCTCTAG
- the lexA gene encoding transcriptional repressor LexA, with the protein MLTKKQLQLLEFIHKRLQRDGVPPSFDEMKVELDLRSKSGIHRLITALEERGFIRRLPHRARAIEIIRLPESLGGAAEPQGFTPHVIDGGQAPAAVPVPAAADPMRQAAVELPVMGRIAAGVPIEAISQVSHQVAVPGSMIAPNGQHFALEVKGDSMIEAGINDGDIVVIRETEAADNGDIVVALVEGQEATLKYFHRHGRTIALEAANPVYETRHYPEDQVQIQGRLVGLIRTY; encoded by the coding sequence ATGCTCACAAAAAAGCAACTTCAACTGCTGGAATTCATTCATAAACGCCTGCAGCGCGATGGCGTGCCGCCGAGTTTTGATGAAATGAAGGTGGAACTCGACCTGCGGTCGAAATCCGGCATCCACCGGCTGATCACGGCGCTGGAGGAGCGCGGCTTCATCCGCCGCCTGCCGCACCGGGCGCGCGCCATCGAAATCATCCGGCTGCCCGAAAGCCTTGGCGGCGCGGCCGAGCCGCAGGGGTTCACGCCGCACGTCATCGACGGCGGCCAGGCTCCCGCCGCCGTGCCGGTGCCGGCCGCCGCGGATCCGATGCGCCAGGCCGCGGTGGAACTGCCGGTGATGGGCCGCATTGCCGCCGGTGTGCCGATCGAGGCGATCAGCCAGGTGTCGCATCAGGTGGCGGTCCCGGGCAGCATGATCGCGCCCAACGGCCAGCACTTCGCGCTGGAGGTGAAGGGCGATTCGATGATCGAGGCCGGCATCAATGACGGCGACATCGTGGTGATCCGCGAAACCGAAGCGGCCGACAACGGCGACATCGTCGTGGCGCTGGTCGAAGGCCAGGAAGCCACGCTCAAGTATTTCCACCGCCACGGCCGGACAATCGCGCTGGAGGCCGCCAACCCGGTCTATGAAACCCGCCATTATCCGGAGGACCAGGTGCAGATCCAGGGCCGCCTGGTCGGGCTGATCCGGACCTACTGA
- a CDS encoding ComEC/Rec2 family competence protein — translation MRLSAAITDQLQAQRGHLFPWTPVFLGTGIGAYFSLKSEPGMTVIAAFAVLSVVLACCAVRPRPLAFLCWAPAFAAAGLSLAGVRAHLVAAPVLDFRYYGPVEGRVVAVDRSPTDALRLTLDQVRLDRVSPRKTPVRVRISLKGQEQVPPPGARVMTTAHLLPPQGPAEPGGFDFRRHAWFKQLGGLGYTRAPVLLAEAPAGGVPVERLRSVLAHYLQQRIPGETGGFAAAITAGDRSGVGQRTLTALRQSNLAHLLAISGLHMGLLTGFVFAAVRVLFCLVPWCALRWPVKKLAALAALAAGSGYLLLSGGNVATERAFVMVAAMLGAVLLNRRAITLRAVAVAALIVLLRRPESLLSPGFQMSFAATAALVAVFGALRDGGPAKAPRWLRPVLALVISSAVAGAATAPVAAAHFNTVPHYGLLANLLAVPVMGSVVIPSAVLALCLAPLGLEGIGLTVMRWGLDWILAVAQTVSGFEGAVSAVPAPDAMVLPLFASGMLFAVIWQGRLRLAGFLPAAAALMVWTGAERPAVIIADSGGLIGVMQPDGRALSRAKGQGFTAGIWLENDGDPAEQAMAAARWREEDRGLPVWQGPGFRLVHAPGKRKLAQAGGCKDGDIVVSTVAAEPPGGCLLLTPRAMRQTGSIAWYAGGRLRTARSAAGERPWSGWRPEGPETLRLRGLMGPGGAAQ, via the coding sequence ATGCGGCTCAGCGCAGCCATCACAGACCAGCTGCAAGCGCAGCGGGGCCACCTGTTTCCCTGGACTCCAGTGTTTCTGGGCACCGGGATCGGGGCCTATTTCAGCTTGAAATCAGAACCCGGCATGACGGTGATTGCAGCTTTTGCCGTCCTGTCTGTGGTTCTGGCCTGCTGCGCGGTGCGGCCGCGGCCTCTCGCCTTTCTGTGCTGGGCGCCTGCTTTTGCGGCAGCGGGCCTGAGCCTTGCCGGGGTCCGGGCGCATCTGGTCGCGGCCCCGGTTCTGGATTTCCGCTATTACGGCCCGGTGGAGGGGCGGGTGGTGGCCGTGGACCGGTCTCCGACGGATGCGTTGCGGCTGACATTGGATCAGGTCCGGCTGGACCGGGTATCGCCTCGCAAGACCCCGGTCCGGGTGCGGATTTCGCTGAAAGGCCAGGAGCAGGTGCCGCCGCCCGGCGCGCGGGTGATGACAACCGCGCATCTGCTGCCGCCGCAGGGGCCGGCCGAGCCCGGCGGGTTCGATTTCCGCCGCCATGCCTGGTTCAAGCAGCTGGGCGGGCTGGGCTACACCCGCGCGCCGGTGCTGCTGGCGGAGGCGCCGGCCGGCGGGGTGCCGGTTGAGCGCCTGCGCAGCGTGCTGGCGCATTACCTGCAGCAGCGGATCCCGGGTGAAACCGGCGGGTTTGCCGCTGCCATCACCGCCGGGGACCGCAGCGGCGTCGGGCAGCGGACGCTGACTGCGCTGCGGCAGAGCAACCTGGCGCATCTTCTGGCGATCTCCGGGCTGCATATGGGGCTGCTGACCGGGTTTGTGTTTGCCGCCGTCAGGGTGCTGTTCTGCCTGGTGCCGTGGTGCGCGCTGCGCTGGCCGGTCAAGAAACTGGCAGCGCTGGCCGCCTTGGCCGCCGGAAGCGGCTACCTGCTGCTGTCCGGTGGCAATGTGGCCACCGAGCGGGCCTTTGTCATGGTGGCCGCGATGCTGGGCGCGGTGCTGCTGAACCGCCGCGCGATCACCCTGCGGGCGGTGGCGGTGGCGGCGCTGATCGTGCTGCTGCGGCGGCCGGAAAGCCTGCTGAGCCCGGGATTCCAGATGAGCTTTGCCGCCACTGCGGCGCTGGTCGCGGTGTTCGGGGCGCTGCGGGACGGCGGACCGGCAAAGGCGCCGCGCTGGCTGCGGCCGGTGCTGGCGCTGGTGATCTCCTCGGCGGTGGCGGGGGCCGCGACGGCGCCGGTTGCGGCGGCGCATTTCAACACGGTGCCGCATTACGGGCTGCTGGCCAATCTGCTGGCGGTGCCGGTGATGGGATCGGTGGTGATCCCCTCGGCGGTGCTGGCGCTGTGCCTGGCGCCGCTCGGGCTGGAAGGGATCGGGCTGACGGTGATGCGGTGGGGGCTGGACTGGATCCTGGCCGTCGCGCAAACCGTGTCGGGATTTGAGGGAGCGGTGTCAGCGGTGCCGGCGCCGGACGCCATGGTGCTGCCGCTGTTCGCCTCGGGCATGCTGTTTGCGGTGATCTGGCAGGGGCGGCTGCGGCTGGCCGGTTTCCTGCCTGCCGCAGCCGCGCTGATGGTCTGGACCGGAGCGGAGCGGCCCGCCGTCATCATTGCCGACTCAGGCGGGCTGATCGGCGTGATGCAGCCGGACGGGCGTGCCCTGTCGCGTGCCAAAGGGCAGGGGTTCACCGCCGGCATCTGGCTGGAGAATGATGGCGACCCGGCGGAACAGGCAATGGCGGCGGCGCGCTGGCGGGAGGAAGACCGCGGCCTGCCGGTGTGGCAGGGTCCGGGTTTCCGGCTGGTTCACGCGCCGGGGAAACGCAAGCTTGCCCAGGCCGGCGGCTGCAAAGACGGCGATATCGTCGTGTCCACAGTTGCTGCGGAACCGCCCGGCGGCTGCCTGCTGCTGACACCGCGCGCGATGCGGCAGACCGGCAGCATCGCCTGGTATGCCGGCGGCAGGCTGCGGACGGCCCGCAGTGCCGCCGGCGAGCGGCCCTGGAGCGGGTGGCGCCCGGAAGGGCCGGAAACCCTCCGCCTGCGCGGCCTGATGGGCCCGGGCGGCGCGGCTCAGTAG
- the gltX gene encoding glutamate--tRNA ligase has protein sequence MTQPVVTRFAPSPTGFLHIGGARTALFNWLYARGRGGKFLLRIEDTDRERSTPEATAAILQGMEWLGLDHDGEVISQFERADRHAEVAEQLLAEGKAYKCFATQDEIAAFRDQAKAEGKSTLYRSPWRDADPASHPDAPYVIRIKAPQDGATVINDEVQGGVTIRNDQLDDMILLRSDGTPVYMLAVVVDDRDMGVTHVIRGDDHLNNAARQMMIYEAMGWDVPVWAHIPLIHGPDGKKLSKRHGALGAQEYQAMGYPAAGMRNYLARLGWSHGDDEFFTDSQAKEWFNFDGIGKSPARFDTKKLENLCGQHIAVSGDAALRQEISAYLAAAGKPDLTDAQSQGLERAMYCLKDRARTFPELLEKAHFVLASRPLDRDEKAEKALASVSDGILDELTPQLQNASWVRDDLEALLNTFAEAHDTKFGKLAGPLRAALAGRAVTPSVFDMMLILGREETLARLADATG, from the coding sequence ATGACCCAACCGGTTGTCACCCGTTTCGCGCCGTCCCCCACCGGCTTTCTGCATATCGGCGGCGCCCGCACCGCGCTGTTCAACTGGCTTTATGCCCGCGGCCGCGGCGGCAAGTTCCTGCTGCGCATCGAGGACACCGACCGCGAGCGGTCGACGCCCGAAGCAACCGCCGCCATCCTGCAGGGCATGGAGTGGCTGGGCCTGGACCACGACGGCGAGGTGATCAGCCAGTTCGAACGCGCGGACCGCCATGCCGAGGTCGCCGAACAGCTGCTGGCCGAAGGCAAGGCCTACAAATGCTTTGCCACCCAGGACGAGATTGCCGCCTTCCGCGACCAGGCCAAGGCCGAGGGCAAATCCACCCTCTACCGCTCGCCCTGGCGCGACGCCGATCCGGCCAGCCACCCCGATGCGCCCTATGTGATCCGCATCAAGGCGCCGCAGGACGGCGCGACCGTGATCAACGACGAGGTGCAGGGCGGCGTCACCATCCGCAACGATCAGCTTGACGACATGATCCTGCTGCGTTCGGACGGCACCCCGGTCTACATGCTGGCGGTTGTGGTCGACGACCGCGACATGGGCGTCACCCATGTGATCCGCGGCGACGACCACCTGAACAACGCCGCCCGCCAGATGATGATCTATGAGGCAATGGGCTGGGATGTGCCGGTCTGGGCGCATATCCCGCTGATTCACGGGCCGGACGGCAAGAAGCTGAGCAAGCGGCACGGGGCCCTGGGGGCGCAGGAATACCAGGCAATGGGCTATCCGGCGGCCGGCATGCGCAACTATCTGGCCCGTCTGGGATGGTCGCACGGCGATGACGAATTTTTTACGGACAGCCAGGCCAAAGAGTGGTTTAATTTCGACGGTATCGGCAAGAGCCCGGCCCGGTTCGACACCAAGAAACTGGAGAACCTCTGCGGCCAGCATATTGCCGTGAGCGGTGACGCTGCGCTGCGGCAAGAGATCAGCGCCTATCTGGCAGCTGCCGGAAAACCTGATCTGACTGACGCGCAGTCACAAGGGCTGGAGCGTGCGATGTATTGCCTCAAGGACCGGGCCCGTACCTTCCCGGAACTGCTTGAAAAAGCGCATTTCGTGCTGGCATCCCGGCCGCTTGACCGGGACGAAAAGGCAGAAAAGGCACTGGCTTCAGTATCCGATGGTATACTGGACGAATTGACGCCGCAGCTGCAAAATGCTAGCTGGGTCCGTGACGATCTGGAGGCGCTTCTGAACACATTTGCAGAAGCCCATGATACCAAGTTCGGCAAGCTTGCGGGCCCTTTGCGGGCGGCACTGGCAGGCCGGGCGGTAACGCCTTCGGTGTTCGACATGATGCTGATTCTGGGCCGCGAGGAAACGCTGGCCCGGCTCGCTGACGCAACGGGCTGA
- a CDS encoding citrate synthase: MTETQKSATLSLKGETYELPIFSPTAGPDVLDIRKLYAQAGVFTYDPGFTSTASCDSTITYIDGGKGELLHRGYPIDQLASKSHFLEVCYLLLYGELPTATQLEDFETRVTRHTMVHEQMHNFFRGFRRDAHPMATLVGVVGAMSAFYHDSLDVTDPWQREVAAIRLIAKLPTIAAMAYKYSIGQPFVYPRNDLDYGANFLHMCFSVPAEEYHVNPILSRAMDRILILHADHEQNASTSTVRLASSSGANPFACIAAGIACLWGPAHGGANQACLEMLKEIGSVDRIPEFIARAKDKNDPFRLMGFGHRVYKNTDPRAKVLKQSADEVLELLGVEDNPLLQVAKELEQTALNDPYFIEKKLFPNVDFYSGIILEAMGFPTSMFTPIFAVSRTVGWISQWKEMIADPQNKIGRPRQLYLGETLRDYVDIEKR; this comes from the coding sequence ATGACCGAGACACAGAAATCTGCCACGCTCAGCCTCAAAGGCGAAACCTACGAGCTGCCCATTTTCTCGCCAACGGCCGGGCCCGATGTTCTCGACATCCGCAAGCTCTATGCGCAGGCAGGTGTGTTCACCTATGACCCGGGCTTCACCTCCACCGCCAGCTGCGACAGCACCATCACCTATATCGATGGCGGCAAGGGCGAGCTTTTGCACCGCGGCTACCCGATCGACCAGCTGGCGTCGAAATCGCATTTCCTCGAAGTCTGCTACCTGCTGCTCTACGGCGAGCTGCCGACCGCCACCCAGCTCGAGGATTTCGAGACCCGGGTGACCCGCCACACCATGGTGCATGAGCAGATGCACAACTTCTTCCGCGGATTCCGCCGCGACGCGCACCCGATGGCAACGCTGGTCGGCGTGGTCGGTGCGATGTCGGCCTTCTACCACGACTCGCTGGATGTGACGGACCCCTGGCAGCGCGAGGTTGCCGCCATCCGGCTGATCGCCAAACTGCCGACCATCGCCGCGATGGCCTACAAATACTCGATCGGCCAACCCTTTGTGTATCCGCGCAACGATCTCGATTACGGCGCCAACTTCCTGCACATGTGCTTCTCGGTTCCGGCCGAGGAATACCACGTGAACCCGATCCTGAGCCGGGCCATGGACCGGATCCTGATCCTGCACGCCGATCATGAGCAGAACGCCTCGACCTCGACCGTACGCCTGGCCTCCTCCTCCGGCGCCAACCCGTTTGCCTGCATCGCGGCCGGCATCGCCTGCCTCTGGGGCCCGGCCCACGGCGGCGCCAACCAGGCCTGCCTGGAAATGCTCAAGGAAATCGGCTCGGTCGACCGCATCCCCGAGTTCATCGCACGCGCCAAGGACAAGAACGACCCGTTCCGCCTGATGGGCTTCGGCCACCGCGTCTACAAGAACACCGACCCGCGCGCCAAGGTGCTGAAACAGTCGGCGGACGAGGTGCTGGAGCTTCTGGGAGTCGAGGACAACCCGCTGCTGCAGGTCGCCAAGGAGCTGGAGCAGACCGCTCTGAACGACCCCTATTTCATCGAGAAGAAGCTGTTCCCGAACGTCGACTTCTATTCCGGCATCATCCTCGAGGCGATGGGCTTCCCGACCTCGATGTTCACCCCGATCTTTGCGGTCAGCCGCACCGTCGGCTGGATTTCCCAGTGGAAGGAAATGATCGCCGATCCGCAGAACAAGATCGGCCGCCCGCGGCAGCTGTACCTGGGCGAGACCCTGCGCGACTACGTCGATATCGAAAAGCGCTGA
- a CDS encoding calcium-binding protein — MEFLILLGIGLTVGGVAMALDDDDDEIQGDTTADATDGNDDLAGAPGGDTIFAKDGIDIVDGNGGGDRLFGQDGADLLTGGEGDDFLRGGSGSDIIIDAQGSDTLIGDLGSDLIVATSAVDPDDAMQLVRDWLENEDPDEALQLERDLGAPDTDDDADVIQAGRGDDEVYAGSGDTVALGEGYDELVLGDWIETGDEPVVLTDYSPLEDMIVYYYDGAAAAPEITVENTLDEFGDEDDALLLANGEVFARIDGAGGLVSPHSVWVLERS; from the coding sequence ATGGAATTTTTGATCTTGCTCGGCATCGGCCTTACCGTTGGCGGCGTGGCAATGGCGCTGGATGATGATGACGATGAGATCCAGGGCGACACCACTGCTGACGCAACCGACGGCAATGATGATCTGGCCGGCGCCCCGGGCGGCGACACCATTTTTGCCAAGGACGGCATCGACATCGTGGACGGCAATGGCGGCGGCGACCGTTTGTTCGGCCAGGATGGAGCAGATCTTCTGACCGGCGGCGAAGGCGATGACTTCCTGCGCGGCGGATCGGGGTCGGATATTATCATTGATGCCCAAGGCAGCGACACGCTGATCGGCGATCTTGGCAGCGATCTGATTGTTGCGACCAGCGCGGTTGACCCGGACGATGCCATGCAGCTGGTCCGGGATTGGCTGGAAAATGAAGACCCTGATGAAGCTTTGCAGCTGGAACGTGACCTGGGCGCGCCGGATACCGACGATGATGCGGATGTGATCCAGGCCGGCCGCGGCGATGACGAAGTCTATGCCGGCAGCGGCGATACAGTAGCTTTGGGTGAAGGCTACGATGAACTGGTGCTGGGCGACTGGATCGAAACCGGCGATGAACCGGTGGTCCTGACCGATTACAGCCCGCTCGAAGACATGATCGTCTATTACTATGACGGTGCCGCCGCGGCGCCGGAAATCACCGTCGAGAACACTCTGGACGAGTTTGGTGATGAAGACGACGCCCTGCTGCTGGCCAACGGCGAGGTCTTTGCCCGGATCGACGGGGCCGGCGGCCTGGTCTCTCCGCACAGCGTCTGGGTCCTCGAACGGAGCTGA
- a CDS encoding enoyl-CoA hydratase-related protein: MEYKEILLSVQDGLAVVTLNREARKNALTSRMRSEITHAMRMASAEARAVVLTGTGDAFCSGQDLSDASGTGDLDLERTLRDEYLPMLQAIYDCPVPVVAAVNGAAAGAGANLALAADVVIACESAFFMQAFARIGLMPDAGGTWFLPRQIGLAKAMGAALFADRVSARQASDWGMIWEAVPDAEFDAHWRERAAYLAQGPSKAFAATKSALRESFGRSLAEQLSEEAHLQGQCGKTRDFLEGVTAFMEKRPAEFEGR; the protein is encoded by the coding sequence ATGGAATACAAGGAAATCCTGTTATCTGTGCAGGACGGGCTGGCCGTTGTCACCCTGAACCGCGAAGCGCGCAAGAACGCGCTGACCAGCCGGATGCGGTCGGAGATCACCCACGCGATGCGGATGGCCTCGGCAGAGGCGCGGGCGGTGGTGCTGACCGGCACAGGGGATGCGTTCTGTTCCGGCCAGGATCTGAGCGATGCCTCCGGCACCGGCGATCTGGATCTGGAGCGCACCCTGCGCGACGAATACCTGCCGATGCTGCAGGCGATCTATGACTGCCCGGTGCCGGTGGTGGCGGCCGTCAACGGGGCGGCGGCCGGGGCCGGGGCCAACCTGGCGCTGGCGGCGGATGTGGTGATTGCCTGCGAAAGCGCCTTTTTCATGCAGGCCTTCGCCCGCATCGGCCTGATGCCGGATGCCGGCGGCACCTGGTTCCTGCCGCGCCAGATCGGATTGGCCAAGGCGATGGGGGCGGCGCTGTTCGCCGACCGCGTCAGCGCCCGGCAGGCCAGCGACTGGGGCATGATCTGGGAGGCGGTGCCGGATGCGGAGTTCGACGCCCATTGGCGCGAACGCGCCGCCTATCTGGCCCAAGGGCCCAGCAAGGCCTTTGCCGCCACCAAATCCGCCCTGCGCGAAAGCTTTGGCCGCAGTCTTGCCGAACAGCTGTCGGAAGAGGCGCATCTGCAGGGGCAATGCGGCAAGACCCGCGACTTCCTGGAAGGGGTCACCGCCTTTATGGAAAAACGCCCCGCGGAATTCGAGGGGCGCTGA
- a CDS encoding cytochrome c-type biogenesis protein — protein sequence MRLLILALAALMAVAVFAPAPVLAVEPDEVLADPALEARARELSKDLRCLVCRNESIDESNAELARDLRVLLRERLVAGDSDKQAMAFLVDRYGEYVLLRPTASGANWLLWAAGPLMLLAALVIAVFYVRGRARAPRAAEQGLSAEEQERLRKILKD from the coding sequence ATGCGTCTGCTGATCCTGGCCCTCGCGGCGCTGATGGCGGTTGCCGTCTTTGCGCCGGCGCCTGTCCTGGCGGTGGAGCCGGATGAGGTGCTGGCGGACCCGGCGCTGGAGGCCCGCGCGCGGGAGCTGTCCAAGGATCTGCGCTGCCTGGTGTGCCGCAACGAAAGCATCGATGAATCCAATGCCGAGCTGGCGCGCGACCTGCGGGTGCTGCTGCGCGAGCGGCTGGTGGCCGGCGACAGCGACAAGCAGGCCATGGCGTTCCTCGTCGACCGCTATGGCGAATATGTGCTGCTGCGCCCCACCGCCAGCGGTGCCAACTGGCTGCTGTGGGCGGCGGGGCCGCTGATGCTTCTGGCGGCCCTGGTGATTGCGGTATTTTATGTGCGGGGACGCGCCCGGGCGCCCAGGGCCGCGGAACAGGGGCTAAGCGCGGAAGAGCAGGAACGGCTCCGGAAAATCCTCAAGGATTGA
- a CDS encoding heme lyase CcmF/NrfE family subunit: MITELGHFALILAFMIAIVQAVIPLIGAHKRWPGWMAVAEPAAQAQFLFTAFAFGALMWGFITSDFSLKLVTLNSHSAKPMLYKISGTWGNHEGSMLLWVLIVSLFGALASVFGGGLPPTLKSRVLAVQAAIGVAFFAFILFTSNPFLRLTVPPFDGQDLNPLLQDPGLAFHPPFLYLGYVGLSMAFSFAVAALIEGRIDAAWGRWVRPWTLAAWIFLTIGIALGSWWAYYELGWGGFWFWDPVENASFMPWLLAAALLHSAIVVEKREALKSWTILLAILAFGFSLIGTFIVRSGVITSVHAFANDPERGVFILFILAVFTGGALTLFAARAQAMEAKGVFGMLSRESALVANNILLAVSCFVVFFGTIWPIVAEMLLDRKLSVGPPFFNSAFTPFMVLLGLIMPVGAMLPWKRGRIGRTAWQLRYVFLLAVSLGVMAWAMQTGRTALGPVGLFLGSWMVFGALADLWLRSGKSGRLQRMLRLPRADWGKAAAHAGLGITIFAIAGLTAWEQEDIRVARIDEPFQVGAFTLVLRDVSREQGPNYFTTKGRVEVTRNGRPEAVMYPEKRDYPVSRMPTTEAAIDYRVARDLYVVLGDQQADGGWTMRTYIKPFANWIWGGSILMALGGLLSLSDRRFRVAAGARKTPEAGVPAE; the protein is encoded by the coding sequence ATGATTACAGAACTTGGCCACTTCGCCCTTATCCTCGCCTTCATGATCGCCATCGTGCAGGCCGTCATCCCCCTGATCGGCGCCCATAAACGCTGGCCTGGCTGGATGGCGGTGGCAGAGCCGGCGGCGCAGGCGCAGTTCCTGTTCACCGCCTTCGCCTTTGGCGCGCTGATGTGGGGTTTCATCACCTCGGATTTCTCGCTGAAGCTGGTGACGCTGAACAGCCATTCGGCCAAGCCGATGCTGTACAAGATCTCCGGCACCTGGGGGAACCACGAAGGCTCGATGCTGCTGTGGGTGCTGATTGTCAGCCTGTTCGGGGCGCTGGCCTCGGTTTTCGGCGGCGGGCTGCCGCCGACCTTGAAGTCCCGTGTGCTGGCGGTGCAGGCAGCGATTGGCGTGGCGTTCTTTGCATTCATCCTGTTCACCTCCAACCCGTTCCTGCGCCTGACGGTGCCGCCGTTTGACGGCCAGGACCTCAATCCGCTGCTGCAGGACCCGGGCCTCGCCTTCCATCCGCCGTTCCTCTACCTCGGCTACGTGGGGCTTTCGATGGCCTTCTCCTTTGCGGTGGCGGCGCTGATCGAAGGCCGTATCGACGCTGCCTGGGGCCGCTGGGTGCGGCCCTGGACGCTGGCGGCCTGGATCTTCCTCACCATCGGCATCGCGCTGGGGAGCTGGTGGGCCTATTACGAGCTGGGCTGGGGCGGTTTCTGGTTCTGGGATCCGGTGGAAAATGCCTCCTTCATGCCCTGGCTGCTGGCGGCGGCGCTGCTGCATTCGGCCATCGTGGTGGAAAAGCGCGAGGCCTTGAAAAGCTGGACCATCCTGCTGGCGATCCTCGCCTTCGGCTTCTCGCTGATCGGCACTTTCATCGTGCGTTCCGGCGTCATCACCAGCGTGCATGCCTTTGCCAACGACCCGGAGCGGGGCGTGTTCATCCTGTTCATCCTGGCGGTCTTCACCGGCGGCGCGCTGACCCTGTTTGCCGCCCGGGCGCAGGCGATGGAGGCCAAGGGCGTCTTTGGCATGCTCAGCCGTGAAAGCGCGCTGGTGGCCAACAACATCCTGCTGGCGGTCAGCTGCTTTGTGGTGTTCTTCGGCACCATCTGGCCGATCGTGGCGGAAATGCTTCTGGACCGGAAGCTGAGCGTCGGCCCGCCGTTCTTCAATTCGGCCTTCACCCCCTTCATGGTGCTGCTGGGGCTGATCATGCCGGTGGGCGCCATGCTGCCGTGGAAGCGCGGCCGGATCGGGCGCACCGCCTGGCAGCTGCGCTATGTCTTCCTGCTGGCGGTGTCGCTGGGCGTAATGGCCTGGGCGATGCAGACCGGGCGGACGGCGCTGGGGCCGGTCGGTCTTTTCCTGGGGTCCTGGATGGTATTCGGCGCGCTGGCTGATTTGTGGCTGCGCAGCGGCAAGTCCGGGCGCCTGCAGCGGATGCTGCGGCTGCCGCGGGCGGATTGGGGCAAGGCTGCGGCGCATGCCGGGCTTGGCATCACCATCTTTGCCATTGCCGGGCTGACGGCCTGGGAGCAGGAGGATATCCGGGTTGCCCGCATTGACGAGCCGTTCCAGGTCGGGGCCTTTACCTTGGTGCTGCGGGACGTGAGCCGGGAGCAGGGGCCGAACTACTTTACCACCAAGGGCCGGGTCGAAGTTACCCGCAACGGCCGGCCCGAAGCGGTGATGTACCCGGAGAAACGCGACTATCCGGTGTCGCGGATGCCGACCACCGAAGCGGCGATCGACTACCGGGTGGCCCGTGATCTCTATGTGGTGCTTGGCGACCAGCAGGCCGATGGCGGCTGGACCATGCGCACCTATATCAAACCCTTTGCCAACTGGATCTGGGGCGGCTCGATCCTGATGGCGCTCGGCGGGCTGCTGAGCCTCAGCGACCGGCGGTTCCGGGTGGCGGCCGGGGCGCGCAAGACACCAGAAGCGGGAGTGCCTGCGGAATGA